From Nicotiana tabacum cultivar K326 chromosome 22, ASM71507v2, whole genome shotgun sequence, one genomic window encodes:
- the LOC107798487 gene encoding phosphatidylinositol 3,4,5-trisphosphate 3-phosphatase and protein-tyrosine-phosphatase PTEN1-like, with the protein MGPRLSKQGFKKPVNLSITDLHHNLINYLSKSLYIRNLVSKQRRRMLVGGYDLDMTYISDRILAMSFPAEHVRAMFRNPLWQVKSVLDMRHAGHYKVYNLCVEQAYDASHFHGRVERYPMDDNHVPPLQMIKEFCEDVYSWLSNDPKNIAVIHCMAGKGRTGLMVCSYLVYTGMSAEEALRLYAEKRTTNNEEVSIPSQRRYVRYWEHILSFSKGVPRGPPPTVKLPKSCKRELRRIRLYDTINVESIFFVVSELQRVPGEKYCPPAEVSKSCCRRIKNGIQRTYSPRYFYSFVEENEDEMKQEKKEPRLVVQMDTESSMLYQKTCLDHFYDKPVQVCGDVRIIFYEKLIGGRLFYACFNTAFIRNDLLQFSLRELDKVGKKGRSMTGSSFCLELFFGPANGNCLPTPPLLEDNLSDY; encoded by the exons ATGGGGCCAAGATTGTCCAAACAGGGTTTCAAGAAGCCTGTTAATCTGAGTATCACGGATCTCCACCATAATCTGATAAACTATCTGTCAAAAAGTTTGTACATACGTAACTTGGTGTCGAAACAAAGAAGGCGAATGCTTGTTGGCGGGTATGATCTTGACATGACTTATATATCAGATCGAATTTTAGCAATGTCATTTCCTGCAGAACACGTGCGAGCAATGTTTCGCAACCCTTTGTGGCAGGTTAAGTCTGTACTGGATATGAGACATGCAGGACATTATAAG GTCTATAACTTATGTGTAGAGCAAGCTTATGATGCCTCACATTTTCATGGCCGTGTGGAGAGGTATCCGATGGATGACAATCATGTCCCTCCTCTCCAAATGATCAAAGAATTCTGTGAAGATGTGTACTCATGGCTTTCAAATGACCCTAAGAATATTGCTGTTATACACTGCATG GCAGGTAAAGGCCGAACTGGTTTAATGGTTTGTTCGTACCTAGTTTACACTGGCATGTCAGCTGAGGAGGCTCTTCGGTTGTATGCTGAGAAACGAACAACTAACAATGAAGAA GTATCGATTCCAAGCCAACGTAGGTATGTCAGATATTGGGAGCACATACTTTCCTTCTCAAAGGGTGTTCCTCGTGGTCCTCCTCCAACTGTCAAATTGCCTAAGTCATGTAAGAGAGAGCTGCGTCGCATTAGATTATATGACACTATAAACGTTGAATCCATCTTCTTCGTGGTATCCGAGTTGCAAAGA GTTCCAGGAGAGAAGTATTGTCCACCTGCAGAAGTCTCAAAAAGTTGCTGCAGACGAATTAAGAATGGTATTCAGCGAACTTATAGTCCTCGATATTTTTATTCCTTTGTTGAGGAAAATGAAGATGAGatgaaacaagaaaagaaggaaCCTCGTTTGGTTGTCCAAATGGACACTGAAAGTTCAATGCTCTATCAGAAAACCTGTCTGGATCATTTTTATGACAAACCAGTGCAA GTCTGTGGAGATGTACGTATCATATTCTACGAAAAGCTCATAGGAGGACGTCTCTTTTATGCTTGCTTCAATACTGCTTTTATTAGGAATGATCTACTGCAG TTTTCGTTACGAGAGCTAGATAAAGTTGGAAAAAAGGGTAGGTCCATGACTGGTTCTTCATTCTGCTTGGAGTTGTTCTTTGGTCCAGCAAATGGAAATTGTTTGCCAACACCTCCTTTACTTGAAGATAATCTTAGTGATTATTAA
- the LOC107809783 gene encoding uncharacterized protein LOC107809783 isoform X3, with the protein MNFLVGHNGLSLVDLAFRSIPFSTGPPRALCHRSGYPPPLSHTHQQAVMGTKFNQLCEEEMEGKVMEGVASIALLENGSISGHFVHLPHSICYGLHGTEMVCERECSRGEDYRLVKLTIIDYNKKRERDVVVECRGHDAARIHNVDHAHGWEDDVVNMVDQKDQKHKILVSFECETLKAVNVGKMSIVGLDFEDETGDGDDNQQHI; encoded by the exons ATGAATTTTCTGGTGGGCCATAATGGGCTTTCACTAGTGGATCTTGCTTTTAGATCCATTCCTTTCTCTACAGGCCCACCAAGAGCCCTCTGCCACCGCTCTGGCTACCCACCCCCGCTCTCTCACACACACCAGCAAGCAGTAATGGGTACAAAGTTTAATCAACTTT gtgaagaagaaatggaagGAAAAGTTATGGAAGGGGTAGCATCAATAGCACTTCTAGAAAACGGGTCAATTTCGGGTCATTTCGTTCATCTTCCCCATTCTATCTGTTATGGTCTCCATGGCACTG AGATGGTTTGCGAAAGGGAATGCAGCAGGGGCGAGGACTACCGCTTGGTCAAGCTCACAATAATTGACTACAAT aaaaagagagaaagggaTGTCGTAGTGGAGTGCAGAGGACATGATGCTGCAAGGATTCACAATGTTGACCATGCTCATGG ATGGGAGGACGATGTTGTGAATATGGTCGACCAGAAGGATCAGAAGCACAAGATTCTTGTTTCTTTCGAGTGTGAGACACTGAAAGCAG TTAACGTTGGCAAGATGAGCATCGTAGGCTTAGACTTCGAAGATGAAACTGGAGATGGAGATGATAACCAGCAGCATATTTGA
- the LOC107809783 gene encoding uncharacterized protein LOC107809783 isoform X1, translating to MNFLVGHNGLSLVDLAFRSIPFSTGPPRALCHRSGYPPPLSHTHQQAVMGTKFNQLCEEEMEGKVMEGVASIALLENGSISGHFVHLPHSICYGLHGTEMVCERECSRGEDYRLVKLTIIDYNKKRERDVVVECRGHDAARIHNVDHAHGWEDDVVNMVDQKDQKHKILVSFECETLKAGKAAEDHINKFMPKLAGIDAVVNVGKMSIVGLDFEDETGDGDDNQQHI from the exons ATGAATTTTCTGGTGGGCCATAATGGGCTTTCACTAGTGGATCTTGCTTTTAGATCCATTCCTTTCTCTACAGGCCCACCAAGAGCCCTCTGCCACCGCTCTGGCTACCCACCCCCGCTCTCTCACACACACCAGCAAGCAGTAATGGGTACAAAGTTTAATCAACTTT gtgaagaagaaatggaagGAAAAGTTATGGAAGGGGTAGCATCAATAGCACTTCTAGAAAACGGGTCAATTTCGGGTCATTTCGTTCATCTTCCCCATTCTATCTGTTATGGTCTCCATGGCACTG AGATGGTTTGCGAAAGGGAATGCAGCAGGGGCGAGGACTACCGCTTGGTCAAGCTCACAATAATTGACTACAAT aaaaagagagaaagggaTGTCGTAGTGGAGTGCAGAGGACATGATGCTGCAAGGATTCACAATGTTGACCATGCTCATGG ATGGGAGGACGATGTTGTGAATATGGTCGACCAGAAGGATCAGAAGCACAAGATTCTTGTTTCTTTCGAGTGTGAGACACTGAAAGCAGGTAAAGCAGCTGAGGACCATATCAACAAGTTCATGCCCAAATTAGCCGGGATTGATGCTGTTG TTAACGTTGGCAAGATGAGCATCGTAGGCTTAGACTTCGAAGATGAAACTGGAGATGGAGATGATAACCAGCAGCATATTTGA
- the LOC107809783 gene encoding uncharacterized protein LOC107809783 isoform X2 translates to MNFLVGHNGLSLVDLAFRSIPFSTGPPRALCHRSGYPPPLSHTHQQAVMGEEEMEGKVMEGVASIALLENGSISGHFVHLPHSICYGLHGTEMVCERECSRGEDYRLVKLTIIDYNKKRERDVVVECRGHDAARIHNVDHAHGWEDDVVNMVDQKDQKHKILVSFECETLKAGKAAEDHINKFMPKLAGIDAVVNVGKMSIVGLDFEDETGDGDDNQQHI, encoded by the exons ATGAATTTTCTGGTGGGCCATAATGGGCTTTCACTAGTGGATCTTGCTTTTAGATCCATTCCTTTCTCTACAGGCCCACCAAGAGCCCTCTGCCACCGCTCTGGCTACCCACCCCCGCTCTCTCACACACACCAGCAAGCAGTAATGG gtgaagaagaaatggaagGAAAAGTTATGGAAGGGGTAGCATCAATAGCACTTCTAGAAAACGGGTCAATTTCGGGTCATTTCGTTCATCTTCCCCATTCTATCTGTTATGGTCTCCATGGCACTG AGATGGTTTGCGAAAGGGAATGCAGCAGGGGCGAGGACTACCGCTTGGTCAAGCTCACAATAATTGACTACAAT aaaaagagagaaagggaTGTCGTAGTGGAGTGCAGAGGACATGATGCTGCAAGGATTCACAATGTTGACCATGCTCATGG ATGGGAGGACGATGTTGTGAATATGGTCGACCAGAAGGATCAGAAGCACAAGATTCTTGTTTCTTTCGAGTGTGAGACACTGAAAGCAGGTAAAGCAGCTGAGGACCATATCAACAAGTTCATGCCCAAATTAGCCGGGATTGATGCTGTTG TTAACGTTGGCAAGATGAGCATCGTAGGCTTAGACTTCGAAGATGAAACTGGAGATGGAGATGATAACCAGCAGCATATTTGA
- the LOC107809781 gene encoding uncharacterized protein LOC107809781 isoform X1 produces MVASSMAVASTKSTFFHCASSSREFGSNFSSGVPIKSLNFQLKSRRTKARNDICLVVSATGTGKISEESNDVSGGRFYLNFTGFPFPLGPFLNRRTIRTEVVKDSIWLFEQEQALGFSSVSTNIRMTVIKLKSGELWVHAPIAPTKECIQLVKELGYPVKYIVLPTFAYEHKIFVGPFSRKFPKAEVWVAPRQWSWPLNLPLEFFGIFRAKTLKDEDMSTPWADDIKQKVLSSPEVGIGPYVEVAFYHKRSRTLLVTDAVIFVPKTPPECISKESLLASAENGLAVKLLSKGKEVSDEPVVDNKINRQKGWERMVLQILFLGPSNLLEPNASFAQMSQKLIVSPIVKTLVFSKVPEKVRDWIDSIVRDWRFTRIIPAHFAAPINASRSDLLAAFAFLDDLLGERYVTRPSLSLLFSSLLGKAASYFPPDDMRTLSSLDQFLVSVGAVKKTVSGRKR; encoded by the exons ATGGTAGCATCATCTATGGCTGTGGCATCAACAAAATCTACATTTTTCCACTGCGCGTCATCTTCTAGAGAATTTGGATCCAATTTCAGTAGTGGGGTTCCCATAAAGAGTCTTAATTTTCAGTTAAAAAGCAGAAGAACTAAAGCTAGAAATGATATTTGTTTGGTAGTATCTGCTACTGGTACAGGTAAAATTTCTGAAGAGAGTAATGATGTTAGTGGGGGGAGATTTTACCTCAATTTCACTGGATTTCCTTTTCCTCTTGGTCCTTTTCTTAATAGACGCACCATTAGAACTGAG GTTGTCAAAGACAGCATATGGTTATTTGAGCAAGAGCAAGCATTGGGATTCAGCAGTGTTTCAACAAACATCAGAATGACTGTCATCAAACTTAAATCTGGTGAATTGTGGGTTCATGCTCCTATTGCTCCAACCAAAGAGTGTATTCAG CTCGTGAAAGAGTTAGGTTATCCAGTGAAATATATCGTCCTTCCTACATTTGCATATGAGCACAAAATATTTGTTGGCCCCTTTTCCAGAAAGTTCCCAAAGGCTGAGGTATGGGTAGCACCAAGGCAATGGAGTTGGCCTTTAAATTTGCCTCTTGAGTTTTTTGGGATTTTCCGTGCAAAAACACTAAAAGATGAGGATATGTCGACACCATGGGCTGATGATATTAAGCAGAAGGTTTTGAGCTCTCCAGAAGTTG GAATTGGACCATATGTTGAGGTGGCTTTCTATCATAAACGGTCAAGGACACTGCTGGTGACAGATGCTGTGATATTTGTCCCGAAGACTCCACCTGAATGTATTAGCAAAGAATCCTTGTTAGCATCTGCAGAGAATGGTTTGGCTGTTAAACTACTTAGTAAAGGAAAAGAAGTTTCTGATGAACCTGTTGTTGACAACAAAATCAATCGACAGAAAG GATGGGAGAGGATGGTTCTTCAGATTTTGTTTCTAGGTCCATCAAATCTACTGGAGCCAAATGCTAGCTTTGCTCAGATGTCACAAAAGCTAATTGTTTCACCAATTGTTAAAACATTGGTTTTCAGCAAAGTTCCTGAAAAG GTTAGAGATTGGATTGACAGCATAGTTCGAGACTGGAGATTCACAAGAATTATCCCTGCTCATTTTGCAGCTCCGATAAATGCAAGCAGGTCAGATTTGCTAGCAGCATTTGCATTTCTTGATGATCTCTTGGGCGAGCGCTATGTCACTCGGCCTTCTCTCTCGCTTCTCTTCTCTTCACTATTAGGAAAGGCTGCTAGCTATTTCCCTCCAGATGACATGAGGACCCTATCATCCCTGGATCAATTCTTAGTGTCTGTTGGAGCAGTGAAGAAAACCGTCTCAGGTCGTAAAAGATGA
- the LOC107809781 gene encoding uncharacterized protein LOC107809781 isoform X2 yields the protein MVASSMAVASTKSTFFHCASSSREFGSNFSSGVPIKSLNFQLKSRRTKARNDICLVVSATGTVSQVVKDSIWLFEQEQALGFSSVSTNIRMTVIKLKSGELWVHAPIAPTKECIQLVKELGYPVKYIVLPTFAYEHKIFVGPFSRKFPKAEVWVAPRQWSWPLNLPLEFFGIFRAKTLKDEDMSTPWADDIKQKVLSSPEVGIGPYVEVAFYHKRSRTLLVTDAVIFVPKTPPECISKESLLASAENGLAVKLLSKGKEVSDEPVVDNKINRQKGWERMVLQILFLGPSNLLEPNASFAQMSQKLIVSPIVKTLVFSKVPEKVRDWIDSIVRDWRFTRIIPAHFAAPINASRSDLLAAFAFLDDLLGERYVTRPSLSLLFSSLLGKAASYFPPDDMRTLSSLDQFLVSVGAVKKTVSGRKR from the exons ATGGTAGCATCATCTATGGCTGTGGCATCAACAAAATCTACATTTTTCCACTGCGCGTCATCTTCTAGAGAATTTGGATCCAATTTCAGTAGTGGGGTTCCCATAAAGAGTCTTAATTTTCAGTTAAAAAGCAGAAGAACTAAAGCTAGAAATGATATTTGTTTGGTAGTATCTGCTACTGGTACAG TATCTCAGGTTGTCAAAGACAGCATATGGTTATTTGAGCAAGAGCAAGCATTGGGATTCAGCAGTGTTTCAACAAACATCAGAATGACTGTCATCAAACTTAAATCTGGTGAATTGTGGGTTCATGCTCCTATTGCTCCAACCAAAGAGTGTATTCAG CTCGTGAAAGAGTTAGGTTATCCAGTGAAATATATCGTCCTTCCTACATTTGCATATGAGCACAAAATATTTGTTGGCCCCTTTTCCAGAAAGTTCCCAAAGGCTGAGGTATGGGTAGCACCAAGGCAATGGAGTTGGCCTTTAAATTTGCCTCTTGAGTTTTTTGGGATTTTCCGTGCAAAAACACTAAAAGATGAGGATATGTCGACACCATGGGCTGATGATATTAAGCAGAAGGTTTTGAGCTCTCCAGAAGTTG GAATTGGACCATATGTTGAGGTGGCTTTCTATCATAAACGGTCAAGGACACTGCTGGTGACAGATGCTGTGATATTTGTCCCGAAGACTCCACCTGAATGTATTAGCAAAGAATCCTTGTTAGCATCTGCAGAGAATGGTTTGGCTGTTAAACTACTTAGTAAAGGAAAAGAAGTTTCTGATGAACCTGTTGTTGACAACAAAATCAATCGACAGAAAG GATGGGAGAGGATGGTTCTTCAGATTTTGTTTCTAGGTCCATCAAATCTACTGGAGCCAAATGCTAGCTTTGCTCAGATGTCACAAAAGCTAATTGTTTCACCAATTGTTAAAACATTGGTTTTCAGCAAAGTTCCTGAAAAG GTTAGAGATTGGATTGACAGCATAGTTCGAGACTGGAGATTCACAAGAATTATCCCTGCTCATTTTGCAGCTCCGATAAATGCAAGCAGGTCAGATTTGCTAGCAGCATTTGCATTTCTTGATGATCTCTTGGGCGAGCGCTATGTCACTCGGCCTTCTCTCTCGCTTCTCTTCTCTTCACTATTAGGAAAGGCTGCTAGCTATTTCCCTCCAGATGACATGAGGACCCTATCATCCCTGGATCAATTCTTAGTGTCTGTTGGAGCAGTGAAGAAAACCGTCTCAGGTCGTAAAAGATGA